From the Triticum urartu cultivar G1812 chromosome 4, Tu2.1, whole genome shotgun sequence genome, the window TTACCTCACAAACACTAGGTTAATTAGCATAACCCCGGGCAAGgatgacatacacacaaaaaaaaGGTGCATGTTTAGGTGGGCATGATTTGAGTTGCAAAAACTGTTCAGGTAAAAATAACAGAAACCAAACAGCACGGTGAAACAAGTGACTAAGACAGGCTGATCCGATCATTGTCTCAGACAGCGAAATGTTGAGGGCGGCCAATGGGAATGGATCACGCAAGTGCCACTCTTCATGGTCCCATGACAACATGTGCATATGAATGAAAAATATGATCCCAGCTGAATACTAACGCATCCTCTCTTGTTACTTTCATTCTTTTAATGCGGAGCAGGAAGTTCCAACCTCTCAATGATTGAGGACCAAGTAACGAAATTACAACATCACACAAGGTGAGATGGGTGGAAAATAAGAGTAGCAAAAGGCTTTCTACCTTGTCACTTACCCCGTATCTTTCCAACAAACACATGGCATGAGATGCGCCGCGCCGAAACGCAACTGCAAAACCCTGCGCCAGCCCCCCCATGGTCCGTCAGTTACGACTCGAATGATATCTGATAAATAAGAATGTTACAAGATGCGCAATCCGCATGCACTAGATTTACGGCGTCTGCTATGTTAATTAGGTGAGAATGCAACTCACTGGCAAAGCGTTGATCCTAGAGCACTGTCAAATGCTGGTACGGCAGATCAGCTAACTTATCAGATGGTAGATGATGATCAAATGATGTGGGCTTCACAAGAGAAATCGGCATACATTAATCCACTTGGCACAAAGATGAATGTACAGACACCACAGGGAGATGCAAATAATATTGTGCAGCCCAAGTACAACTCTGATTAAGAGGGGATTGACACGAGTGCATTCCTTTATGTTTAGAGCAGCAAAATCATTATTTTTTCAGAAATAAAACAGacagatagatagatagatagatgaaGTTTTTGCAGTGGGCAATGAATGTCTCTTAATCTTCGTTAAACCAGAGCAAGCCAGGAACGAAAGGTTTTCAAAATGCAGCAGGCACAAGTTGACAAATGAGGCCTTTCGGTTTCAGACCCACTAGGAAACTGATGGACAAGAAGATAACATTATGCAACTGGGGAGAGGATATGTATATGTATATTATTACGCTAGCCGGCAGAAGCAAGGCAGTTGCACAAGGTAAGCATGCATGCATCAGGAAGGAGGAGGGCAGGTTGCTCACTTGTCCTCTTCCTTCCATGATGTGGTTGGGTGTTGGAATACTCCTAGAAGCTATATCTAAGTTGCACCTGCTCAAGAGAATAAGGTTTGTATCAATATCAGGACTTCTGTTCCAACATCAGCCTACTTGGCTCTTGTTTGGCATGGAACACCCAGAAACTGAAGAATCTTTCGCAGTCTCATTAGTCTGCAAGCGACTCATTATCACCGCTGGAGTACGTACAGACATGTCATTTTCTGGCGATCAACACTGCCCAGCAAATTAAAAGATATGCGCTGCTCATGCGAACGATTTGATCATTAGACATCCTCCTGTGAAACCCACAGATTTATAAGGACCTCAACTTAGTTGCCCCCAGCTTCAACAGTTTTGTGCACTTGCAATACAATTAGAACCTTGTACGCAAATAGGACCTCAAACGCACACATTTATTTCTGAAGTGACTGACCCTATCACAAGAAAACATGGAGCTAAGACCATCACATGCATGAGCACTTTGTGCATAGTAAGACATTATGAGCGGACCACCTCAATCTGGCTCTTTCCATATACTAGCACATACACGATTTCCTTGTCATGCAAAATCAGGACTTGAGCATGCATCGGTAAGCCATGATGCCTGCTGCAGAAGAGTTGGCTAAAAATATACTCGTATATGATTAGTTGGCGAAGAAAATGACATGGTAGGTATATGCTTATGTGTACTATGACAGCATGTGCTACATGGTCCACCGCTATAAATGATGACGATGGGAACTTCACTGCTACGAATTTAATTTCCAGTCTCTAGACAACCAACAAATGGATCCTCAAAGGTATAAAATGTTTATCTGTATACCGCAAAAATGATATGGCTCGCTGTTTCTGAAATTGTCCCTGTCATCTTTATATAACTCCTCTCTgaaggaagttgatgatgattaAAATACTCAAAGGACAATTTTTAACATCAAAGTTACATGATCCCATAAACCGGCAAAATTCATGTAGCTAAGCAAGCGAAGTTGGATTTTCAACCATCTAACTGTACATTATCTGAGTTACAAACTTTATATTTCCCATTTTCATCTCCTAAGTCATACGGCTGAAAAATAATTCACATAAAATGCTTCTGTATTTAAGTGATTCAACTAGATATGAATCCAAACAAAAGAAAACACAATACAATTAGCAGTAAAACAGGTATCACAGGAAAGCAAGTGGTTATAATCTCCATGACTAGAAAGTGTACAAAGACATATAATTGCTGAGAGGCTGACCTGAAAGTCTGAAACGGGAACAAGCTACTACTCCATCCTCATCTATCCAACATCTGTGACCAAAGGAGACCATAGACAGTTCATGTCAACCAAACACTAAAAGCGTGGTACCAACATGAATAAGGAACGCAAATTACGTGACTCCCTGTAGCTTATCGATTAATACATATATATATCTTTGCCATTTATTTGCGTTATTATATGTCGTTCTGCACGGAAGCCCTTCAGATCTCCTACACATGGCGTGTAACAAACTGTGATCGATGGTCAGCATAAACTTTGCAGCCCACTGCACTGACTGAACTAACAGGACTCGGACTCAGACAATGGAGCAGCAGGTGACTCCCCATGATCGTCGTCGACAACTTCATCAGTCTCAGCCACTGCAGAGCTAGAAGACGAGCCCTCATCGAGCTTGAGCTCAACCATGCCACCATGCCTCGTTTTCTGTGCTTTCCTCCTGCCTCTCCTGTCCCTCCACTTCACAGCACCACCACTCGATGATCCCTCATGTGAGCTCTGGCCTGTATCTCCTCCACCCAGATTAGCAGCAATTGTCTTCCCATTGACTTGATGATCAGATAACCCCCTGTGACTGTCCCATGCAGATAGCGCGAGTGGCCAGACCCAACGAACCGCGAGCAGGGAGAGAATGACATAGACCCAGAAAGAGAGCCACACACACATTGTCCATTTCAAGCTGCGCGCCACGGCCTTGAACCATGGAAGCGCCGTTTGCACGGTGATCTCTGCTCTGTACACCTGGGGCAGGTGCACTGTCATGGCTCTTGGCTGCAGAGAGACTCTGATGAGCCGTGTCCTCTTGTGACGGCCGTGGCCTTCCCAGTACTGCAGGAGCTTCAGCGTCGCCGACTGGCTCTCGCTGCGCATGCCCAAGGCGAGCGGCACGATTGTCAGCGCGGACTGTGCTAGCCGCACCGGAGCGCTCTTGTACCGCAGCATGTATGGCTGGGTGGCTGATGCGATGGTGCTTCCACTTGGGGTGATGGCCTCTGTTTTAATCTGAATGTGAGGTTTTAACAGATGGGAAGTCAATAGGTTGCAGATGATCAGGTGAAATTCCAAGAGATTTGGGCTGCGAATTTGGACCTGGAACACGCCAATCTGACGGTTGTGGTCGGAGTCGGGCAGCAGCAGCGATATGGACACCCTGACGGAGTGTCCCGCCGGGGGGCAGAGGGCCACGGcggcgctcggctgcggc encodes:
- the LOC125551193 gene encoding seipin-1, with amino-acid sequence MDPGPHHPSTYNHHHHYPFLPAAGPPTAAGDTLLFLLAVPAGWLIRLVAFLGERVISAVLTLVVLPGATLVGELRAVPAAAASLARRAAVGVLAAAFTFAALAVALVASLLLGFVLIRHWVEDPVTVRQPLYFDYTEPQPSAAVALCPPAGHSVRVSISLLLPDSDHNRQIGVFQIKTEAITPSGSTIASATQPYMLRYKSAPVRLAQSALTIVPLALGMRSESQSATLKLLQYWEGHGRHKRTRLIRVSLQPRAMTVHLPQVYRAEITVQTALPWFKAVARSLKWTMCVWLSFWVYVILSLLAVRWVWPLALSAWDSHRGLSDHQVNGKTIAANLGGGDTGQSSHEGSSSGGAVKWRDRRGRRKAQKTRHGGMVELKLDEGSSSSSAVAETDEVVDDDHGESPAAPLSESESC